One region of Deinococcus wulumuqiensis R12 genomic DNA includes:
- a CDS encoding RNA-guided endonuclease InsQ/TnpB family protein, with the protein MQNDTTIRVYRFRLYPTKPQEAAMFETLRLTRTLYNAGLEQRIAAYRKQGKTVTAYDQQKELSALKAECPEYAGVYSHVLQDALDRLDKAYKGFFARVKRGDKAGFPRFKPRQRWNSFKFKEVWDKKKGQWLSPGKPVDEGRRINIPKIGAVKCKFHRPLEGVPKTLQIVLDVNEWYAVYTCEVPVQPLPETGSSVGVDVGTRYFTITSDGEFVHNPRHLGNALKKLRVQQRTVSRRKRGGNRRRKAVQQVAKTHRKIRRSRQDFHHKTARKLVNEHDLIAHEDLKVSNMVQSNLSRSISDVGWSAFFDILRGKAESAGRVVVRVPPQYTSQRCHACGHTCRENRNNEMFRCVSCGHEDHADWNAAKNILGRAVPSALNGSGVAHAVV; encoded by the coding sequence ATGCAGAACGATACCACCATCAGGGTGTACCGCTTTCGCCTGTACCCCACCAAACCGCAAGAGGCCGCCATGTTTGAAACATTGCGCCTCACCCGCACGCTGTACAACGCTGGCCTTGAGCAGCGCATCGCGGCCTACCGGAAGCAGGGCAAGACGGTCACGGCCTACGACCAGCAAAAGGAGCTGAGCGCCCTGAAAGCGGAATGCCCGGAGTACGCCGGGGTCTACAGCCACGTCCTGCAAGATGCACTGGACAGGCTCGACAAGGCGTACAAGGGCTTTTTCGCCCGCGTAAAGCGTGGCGACAAGGCCGGATTCCCCCGGTTCAAACCTCGGCAGCGCTGGAACAGCTTCAAGTTCAAGGAAGTCTGGGACAAGAAGAAGGGCCAGTGGCTCAGCCCTGGGAAGCCTGTGGACGAGGGGCGGCGCATCAACATTCCCAAAATCGGCGCGGTGAAGTGCAAGTTCCACCGTCCGCTTGAGGGGGTACCGAAGACGCTGCAAATCGTGCTGGACGTGAACGAGTGGTACGCCGTGTACACCTGCGAAGTCCCTGTTCAGCCGCTTCCCGAAACGGGAAGCTCGGTGGGTGTGGATGTGGGAACACGGTATTTTACCATCACCTCAGACGGCGAGTTCGTCCACAACCCCCGGCATCTGGGGAACGCGTTGAAGAAGCTGCGCGTCCAGCAGCGTACCGTGTCCCGTCGCAAGAGGGGCGGGAACCGCCGTCGAAAGGCCGTTCAGCAGGTCGCCAAGACGCACCGGAAAATTCGTCGCTCAAGGCAGGACTTCCACCACAAGACCGCCCGGAAGCTGGTCAACGAACACGACCTGATTGCTCACGAAGACCTGAAGGTCAGCAACATGGTGCAGTCGAACCTCTCCCGCTCCATCTCCGATGTCGGGTGGAGTGCATTCTTCGACATCCTGCGCGGCAAGGCTGAGAGTGCTGGCCGCGTGGTGGTGCGGGTTCCCCCTCAGTACACTTCGCAACGCTGCCATGCGTGCGGACACACCTGCCGGGAAAACCGCAACAACGAGATGTTCAGATGCGTGTCCTGCGGGCATGAAGACCATGCCGACTGGAACGCCGCAAAGAACATCCTGGGACGGGCCGTCCCTTCAGCCCTCAACGGTAGCGGGGTAGCGCATGCCGTGGTCTGA
- the pfkB gene encoding 1-phosphofructokinase — protein sequence MPRVLTLTLNPALDLTVRADGWQPGTVNSGQELHLTAGGKGVNVASFLADWGLNVTATGLLGADNAEAFDSLFRAKPITDAFVRVPGQTRVGVKIVDHAAQETTDINLPGLRATPESLRELHACLDTLHADHDVFVLAGSLPPGVAPDFYAELIAELRGRGKYVALDTSGPALTAALNAEVLPQLVKPNQHELSAALGRELQTQAEILAAARELLERGAELVAVSQGEDGALFVSRTQTVQALPPRVQVVSTVGAGDAMVAGLVSAHLDGLKLTDAARRATSFSVGNITRLGAHLPPRDGLEGYAAQVTVTPL from the coding sequence ATGCCGCGCGTGCTGACCCTCACCCTCAATCCGGCACTCGACCTGACGGTGCGGGCCGACGGCTGGCAGCCGGGCACGGTCAACAGCGGTCAGGAACTCCACCTCACGGCGGGCGGCAAGGGCGTCAACGTCGCGTCCTTTCTGGCCGACTGGGGCCTGAACGTCACGGCGACGGGACTGCTGGGCGCCGACAATGCCGAGGCGTTCGACTCCCTTTTCCGCGCCAAGCCCATCACCGACGCGTTCGTGCGGGTGCCGGGGCAGACCCGCGTGGGCGTCAAAATCGTGGACCACGCCGCGCAGGAAACCACCGACATCAACCTGCCGGGCCTGCGGGCCACGCCCGAGTCGCTGCGCGAGCTGCATGCGTGCCTGGACACCCTGCACGCGGACCACGACGTGTTCGTGCTGGCGGGAAGCTTGCCGCCGGGGGTCGCGCCGGACTTCTATGCCGAACTGATCGCCGAACTGCGCGGGCGGGGCAAATACGTGGCCCTGGACACCAGCGGCCCGGCGCTCACGGCGGCCCTGAACGCCGAAGTGCTGCCCCAGCTTGTCAAACCCAACCAGCATGAACTCTCCGCCGCGCTGGGCCGCGAGCTTCAGACGCAGGCGGAGATTCTCGCCGCGGCCCGCGAATTGCTGGAACGGGGCGCCGAACTGGTGGCCGTCTCGCAGGGAGAAGACGGCGCCCTGTTCGTCTCCCGGACGCAGACGGTGCAGGCTCTTCCCCCCCGCGTTCAGGTCGTCTCCACCGTGGGCGCCGGGGACGCGATGGTGGCGGGCCTGGTGTCCGCGCATCTGGACGGCCTGAAGCTCACGGACGCCGCCCGCCGCGCCACCAGCTTCAGCGTGGGCAACATCACCCGGCTGGGCGCCCATCTGCCCCCCCGTGACGGGCTGGAGGGGTACGCGGCGCAGGTGACGGTCACTCCTCTGTGA
- a CDS encoding ParB/RepB/Spo0J family partition protein, which yields MRGQQMRAAFLGTPAEQQRDGPGARMLPLGKISAMPNQPRRYFSPESLTELTRSVRERGVLQPITVRPLPDGTFALVLGERRLRAAREAGLTQIPAIVRDIGESEALDLALFENTQREDLNPYEYAQATLELISRRMGWPLEDVPARVRLIERQQEEHPEEAAQLRALFAEIGRGTLTNFVKQGLRVLKLSAYLLDELQRGALEYTKVLAISGAPAEHHRELLRAALEEGLSVSGIHARRAKLLGGQGAMSPTPQRVARLIQKTSFDKLEAPRRERLERLLLQVEQLLQDNPGKGKRGRS from the coding sequence GTGAGGGGTCAGCAGATGCGGGCGGCGTTTCTCGGCACGCCGGCCGAGCAGCAGCGCGACGGTCCCGGCGCCCGGATGCTTCCTCTGGGAAAGATCTCGGCCATGCCCAACCAGCCCCGGCGGTATTTCAGTCCCGAAAGCCTCACGGAGCTGACCCGGAGTGTCCGCGAACGCGGCGTCTTGCAGCCCATTACCGTTCGTCCTCTGCCCGACGGCACCTTCGCGCTGGTGCTGGGAGAGCGGCGCTTGCGGGCCGCCCGGGAAGCTGGCCTGACCCAGATCCCCGCCATCGTTCGGGACATCGGCGAAAGCGAGGCGCTCGACCTCGCGCTGTTCGAGAACACCCAGCGTGAAGACCTCAATCCCTACGAGTATGCCCAGGCCACCCTGGAACTGATTTCCAGGCGCATGGGCTGGCCGCTGGAAGACGTTCCGGCCCGGGTTCGCCTGATCGAGCGCCAGCAGGAAGAACATCCCGAAGAAGCCGCGCAGCTTCGGGCGCTGTTTGCCGAAATCGGACGCGGAACCCTCACCAACTTCGTCAAGCAGGGGCTGAGGGTGCTCAAGCTGTCCGCCTACCTGCTGGACGAGTTGCAGCGCGGCGCCCTGGAATACACGAAAGTCCTCGCCATCAGCGGCGCTCCGGCTGAGCATCACCGTGAACTTCTCAGGGCGGCGCTTGAGGAGGGCCTGAGCGTCAGCGGAATTCATGCGCGCCGTGCCAAGCTTCTCGGTGGGCAGGGTGCCATGTCCCCGACGCCCCAGCGGGTGGCCCGCCTGATTCAGAAAACGTCCTTCGACAAGCTCGAAGCGCCCCGCCGCGAGCGTCTGGAGCGGCTGCTGCTGCAGGTCGAACAATTGCTTCAGGACAATCCCGGCAAGGGCAAGCGGGGCCGTTCCTGA
- a CDS encoding ArsR/SmtB family transcription factor: MNVDTSAELFKALADPNRLKVLQVLSAPPVNSCTGAESVCACDLEKVLGLSQPTVSHHMRLLVRAGLVTATKRGKWTDYALNVEGLKRAQSLLGALQEPGKHAS; encoded by the coding sequence ATGAATGTCGATACGAGCGCCGAACTGTTCAAGGCGCTTGCCGACCCCAACCGCCTCAAGGTGCTGCAAGTGCTCTCGGCCCCGCCCGTGAACAGTTGCACGGGCGCCGAGAGCGTATGCGCCTGCGACCTGGAAAAGGTTCTGGGGCTTTCGCAGCCGACGGTCAGTCACCATATGCGGCTGCTGGTCCGCGCGGGGCTGGTCACCGCCACCAAGCGCGGCAAGTGGACGGATTACGCCCTGAACGTGGAAGGACTGAAGCGGGCACAGTCCCTGCTGGGTGCCCTGCAGGAGCCGGGAAAGCACGCGAGCTGA
- a CDS encoding PTS fructose-like transporter subunit IIB: MAKLVAVTSCPTGIAHTFMAAEALRRAALAAGHDIRVETQGSMGSADTLTPAEIAAADAVILATDVRVDEGRFAGKPTVRASSQNAIRDAAGLVAQAVSQLDTAPTAAAPTVLSPAASSGTAQGRYIVGVTSCPTGIAHTFMAAEGLEGGARSLGYDVKIETQGSVGAGNALSADEIRRADVVVIAADTNVDLSRFAGKRVYQTGTKPAIKDGAAVVRTALEQAPVYGATEGTTPPAAGDYVADAAAAKAARNAGAPSFYKHLMTGVSHMLPFVVAGGLLIALGFAFGGINPEPGTFGAVLKGIGGDAAFKLFVPVLAGYIAFSIADRPGLAPGMIGGYLAMTGGSGFLGGLAAGFIAGYVVRWLNQALRLPRTLEGLKPTLLLPLLGTLLTGLLMVYAVGAPVKALLDAATSWLQGLGQSSAGLLGAVLGGMMAFDMGGPINKAAYTFGVGLQASKVNGPIAAAMAAGMTPPLALFLATQLFKNRFTAEEREAGKAAGVLGLSFITEGAIPFAARDPLRVIPSLVVGSAVAGAISMAMGCLLAAPHGGIFVLAIPGAVTNLPMYVVAIVAGTVVSTVLLGLLKRPLTGTAGGEQLP; the protein is encoded by the coding sequence ATGGCAAAACTTGTCGCCGTCACGTCCTGCCCCACCGGCATCGCCCACACCTTCATGGCCGCCGAGGCCCTGCGCCGCGCCGCACTCGCTGCCGGGCACGACATCCGGGTGGAAACCCAGGGCAGCATGGGCAGTGCCGACACCCTGACCCCCGCTGAAATCGCCGCTGCCGACGCCGTGATCCTGGCGACCGACGTGCGCGTGGACGAAGGCCGCTTCGCCGGGAAACCCACCGTGCGTGCTTCCTCGCAGAACGCCATTCGCGATGCGGCGGGGCTGGTTGCCCAGGCTGTGAGTCAGCTGGACACCGCACCGACCGCCGCAGCACCCACGGTCCTCTCCCCTGCTGCGTCCTCTGGCACGGCGCAGGGCCGCTACATCGTCGGGGTCACGTCCTGCCCCACCGGGATCGCCCACACCTTCATGGCCGCCGAGGGGCTGGAAGGCGGCGCCCGGTCGCTCGGGTACGACGTGAAGATCGAAACCCAGGGCAGCGTGGGGGCAGGCAACGCGCTGAGCGCCGACGAGATCCGCCGCGCCGACGTGGTCGTCATTGCCGCGGACACGAACGTGGACCTGAGCCGCTTCGCCGGAAAACGGGTCTACCAGACCGGCACCAAGCCCGCCATCAAGGACGGGGCGGCGGTGGTTCGCACGGCACTCGAGCAGGCGCCGGTGTACGGGGCGACAGAAGGGACCACTCCCCCCGCTGCGGGCGACTACGTGGCCGATGCTGCGGCGGCCAAGGCGGCCAGGAACGCGGGTGCCCCCAGCTTCTACAAGCACCTGATGACGGGTGTGAGCCACATGCTGCCCTTCGTGGTGGCGGGCGGGCTGCTGATCGCGCTGGGCTTCGCGTTCGGCGGCATCAACCCCGAGCCGGGAACCTTCGGGGCGGTGCTCAAGGGCATCGGGGGCGACGCGGCCTTCAAGCTGTTCGTTCCGGTGCTGGCCGGATACATCGCCTTCTCGATTGCCGACCGTCCTGGACTGGCCCCCGGCATGATCGGCGGCTACCTCGCCATGACGGGCGGCAGCGGCTTTCTGGGCGGGCTGGCGGCGGGGTTCATCGCCGGGTACGTCGTGCGCTGGCTCAATCAGGCCCTGCGCCTGCCCCGCACGCTCGAGGGCCTCAAGCCCACGCTGCTGCTGCCGCTGCTCGGCACGCTGCTGACCGGCCTGCTGATGGTCTACGCCGTCGGCGCTCCCGTCAAGGCCCTGCTGGACGCCGCCACCTCATGGCTTCAGGGCCTGGGCCAGTCCTCGGCAGGACTGCTCGGCGCCGTGCTCGGCGGCATGATGGCCTTCGACATGGGGGGTCCCATCAACAAGGCGGCTTATACCTTCGGGGTGGGCCTCCAGGCCTCGAAGGTCAACGGCCCGATCGCTGCTGCCATGGCAGCGGGCATGACGCCCCCGCTGGCGCTGTTTCTGGCGACCCAGCTGTTCAAAAACCGTTTCACCGCCGAGGAGCGTGAGGCGGGCAAGGCTGCCGGCGTGCTGGGCCTGAGCTTCATCACCGAAGGCGCCATTCCCTTTGCCGCCCGGGACCCCCTGCGCGTGATCCCGTCGCTGGTTGTCGGCTCAGCGGTGGCGGGCGCCATCAGCATGGCGATGGGCTGCCTACTGGCGGCGCCCCACGGCGGCATTTTTGTCCTCGCCATCCCAGGAGCCGTCACCAACCTGCCGATGTATGTCGTGGCCATCGTGGCCGGGACGGTGGTCAGCACCGTGCTGCTCGGGCTGCTGAAAAGGCCGTTGACCGGAACGGCGGGCGGAGAACAGTTGCCCTGA
- a CDS encoding sensor histidine kinase translates to MMPRLSGFELLRELRGDPATHLIPVIVLSARAGDEARLHGIEQGADDYLVKPFSGRELLAKVNSHLSLAALRREALKREQAYASELESQVREHSREVVQWRDRYELAVQSSGHLLFDWDPETGRLVYGQGLEKICGYSEEDLGPHVEGWLNLVHPDDRQRLEDALGKVVAEGGTYHLSYRLIHRSGRTVHIEADGQMVPATDGQGEHLLGFARDVTERHEAELALHAANAELRRSNAELERFAYIASHDLQEPIRSVGSFAGLLSRRYGEHLDERGKKYLGHIEQGAGRMQTLVQDLLQFSRLNAERPPLRPTDAAHVVSEALARLNAAVQEKEAHVEVGDLPSVMGDGPRLVQLFQNLIGNAIKFSRSGVAPHIEIHACRQGEQWHFVVRDNGIGVAEPYRERIFEMFQRLHGREHYVGNGMGLAICRKIATQHGGQLWMDSVPDEGSTFHLLLQAVPAHPPLTDTPRRRNHPAASQD, encoded by the coding sequence ATGATGCCCCGGCTCAGCGGTTTCGAGCTGCTGCGCGAGCTTCGCGGCGACCCTGCCACCCACCTGATTCCGGTGATCGTGCTCTCGGCGCGGGCGGGGGACGAGGCGCGGCTGCACGGCATCGAGCAGGGTGCCGACGATTACCTCGTCAAGCCGTTCAGCGGACGCGAACTGCTGGCCAAGGTCAACTCACACCTCAGCCTCGCCGCGCTGCGCCGCGAAGCGCTGAAACGCGAGCAGGCCTACGCCTCCGAACTGGAATCCCAGGTGCGCGAACACTCACGCGAGGTGGTGCAGTGGCGCGACCGGTACGAGCTGGCGGTGCAGAGTTCCGGGCACCTGCTGTTCGACTGGGACCCCGAAACCGGGCGCCTCGTCTACGGGCAAGGCCTGGAGAAGATCTGCGGATACAGCGAAGAAGACCTCGGCCCGCACGTCGAAGGCTGGCTGAATCTGGTGCACCCGGACGACCGGCAACGTCTGGAAGACGCGCTGGGCAAGGTGGTGGCCGAGGGCGGCACCTACCACCTCTCCTACCGCCTGATTCACCGCAGCGGACGGACGGTGCACATTGAGGCCGACGGCCAGATGGTGCCCGCCACCGACGGCCAGGGCGAACATCTGCTGGGTTTCGCGCGGGACGTGACCGAGCGGCACGAAGCCGAACTCGCCCTGCACGCCGCCAACGCCGAGTTGCGGCGCAGCAATGCCGAACTTGAGCGCTTCGCTTACATCGCCTCACACGACCTGCAAGAACCTATCCGCTCGGTCGGTTCCTTTGCGGGATTGCTCAGCCGCCGCTACGGTGAACACCTCGACGAGCGGGGGAAAAAATACCTCGGCCACATCGAGCAGGGTGCCGGGCGTATGCAGACCCTGGTTCAGGACCTGCTCCAGTTCTCGCGCCTCAACGCCGAGCGCCCCCCGCTACGGCCCACCGACGCGGCGCACGTGGTCAGCGAAGCGCTGGCGCGCCTGAACGCCGCCGTGCAGGAAAAGGAAGCGCACGTCGAGGTCGGCGACCTCCCATCCGTGATGGGAGACGGCCCGCGCCTGGTGCAACTTTTTCAGAACCTGATCGGCAACGCCATCAAATTTTCGCGTTCCGGGGTGGCACCCCACATCGAAATCCATGCATGTCGTCAGGGCGAGCAGTGGCATTTCGTCGTCCGGGACAACGGCATCGGTGTGGCTGAGCCGTACCGTGAGCGGATTTTCGAGATGTTCCAGCGGCTGCATGGACGTGAACACTACGTGGGCAACGGGATGGGCCTGGCGATTTGCCGCAAGATTGCGACCCAGCACGGCGGCCAGCTGTGGATGGACAGCGTGCCGGATGAGGGCAGCACTTTCCACCTGCTGCTTCAGGCGGTGCCTGCCCATCCCCCGCTGACGGACACGCCCAGGAGACGCAACCACCCAGCCGCTTCGCAGGATTAA
- a CDS encoding GntR family transcriptional regulator, with translation MRSQTTAEAVAVVLREVIHQGNLSAGEPLRTAHIAAELGVSRIPVREAL, from the coding sequence GTGCGCAGCCAAACGACGGCTGAGGCCGTAGCGGTGGTGCTGCGGGAGGTCATTCACCAGGGCAACCTGAGCGCAGGCGAGCCGCTGAGAACGGCCCACATCGCGGCGGAACTCGGCGTCAGCCGCATTCCCGTGCGCGAAGCCTTATAG
- a CDS encoding PAS domain-containing protein — protein MRVTFCQDIFAGNGLMSQRMRAFDWGSTPLGEPEGWPQSLKTIVRTMLTSRFAMWMGWGPDLAFFYNDAYRPTLGVKQHQALGRPSAEVWAEIWPDIAPRIEQVLSTGEATWDEGLLLVLERSGYSEETYHTFSYSPVADDEGRIAGLFCVVTEETERVIGERRSRVLRDLASRLTRTRQASEVWGAVRACLEEQAHDIPFALAYEQMGEPNADPALQLLMQIGGEAGWSEQVDPELLRQVSEGQGAPADRERLQQVTLPGASPCGPWTRPPSQLLYLPVAPAGLGRRPGVLVVGVNPFRQLDEAYLGFLKLFVGQVEASLASADAYEQERRRAEALAEVDRAKTTFFENASHELRTPLTLMLGRWKTCWPGTWAN, from the coding sequence ATGCGCGTCACTTTTTGTCAGGACATTTTTGCCGGAAACGGCCTGATGAGTCAGCGGATGCGGGCCTTCGACTGGGGCAGCACGCCCCTGGGGGAACCCGAGGGCTGGCCGCAGAGCCTCAAGACCATCGTGCGGACCATGCTCACCTCGCGCTTTGCCATGTGGATGGGCTGGGGACCGGACCTGGCGTTTTTCTACAACGACGCCTACCGGCCCACCCTGGGCGTCAAGCAACACCAGGCGCTGGGGCGACCCTCGGCAGAGGTCTGGGCCGAAATCTGGCCGGATATCGCGCCGCGCATCGAGCAGGTGCTGAGTACCGGCGAAGCCACCTGGGACGAGGGGCTGCTGCTGGTTCTGGAACGCAGCGGCTACTCGGAGGAAACCTACCACACCTTTTCCTACAGTCCGGTCGCCGACGACGAGGGCCGGATCGCGGGTCTGTTCTGCGTGGTAACCGAGGAAACCGAGCGCGTCATCGGAGAGCGCCGCTCGCGGGTGTTGCGCGACCTCGCTTCGCGGCTGACCCGGACCCGGCAGGCCTCCGAGGTCTGGGGCGCGGTGCGGGCCTGTCTGGAAGAGCAGGCACACGACATTCCCTTTGCCCTCGCCTACGAGCAGATGGGCGAACCCAACGCGGACCCCGCCCTGCAGCTGCTGATGCAGATCGGGGGCGAGGCTGGCTGGAGCGAGCAGGTGGACCCGGAACTGCTGCGGCAGGTCAGCGAAGGCCAGGGCGCCCCGGCAGACCGCGAACGCCTGCAACAGGTCACGCTGCCGGGCGCCTCACCCTGCGGACCCTGGACGCGACCACCGTCGCAACTGCTGTATCTGCCGGTGGCACCTGCCGGACTCGGGCGCAGGCCCGGGGTGCTGGTGGTGGGGGTCAACCCGTTTCGGCAACTCGACGAGGCGTACCTGGGCTTTCTCAAGCTGTTCGTGGGGCAGGTGGAAGCGAGTCTGGCAAGCGCCGACGCCTACGAGCAGGAGCGGCGCCGCGCCGAAGCTCTGGCCGAGGTGGACCGCGCCAAGACGACCTTTTTCGAGAACGCCAGCCACGAACTGCGCACGCCGCTGACCCTGATGCTCGGCCGCTGGAAGACCTGCTGGCCGGGGACCTGGGCGAACTGA
- a CDS encoding replication initiator protein A, which produces MSDAKVIKKTEGILREDLNVTQLGLISIQRKIPPDYTNWKVGFNRSGIESEVECNGTQKYGVPHGIDNDTYLALQELYIEQGCPESGVFSFSMYQLIQMCDLQDTGGNRKVLRQSLERLSATQYWISGAWRSHEDDEWVTAGFRLIEKLVFTRKRSDIDGAKAISVTLPRELVRNIRNGYFKPVSAALLRELGQPSRAAYRVIDGLRHDPVQPDAKTRTLEISLMDLGRRCGIASDRPDKIRRTLEPIHEDLLRMHYLVEATIRGRGKNQEVHYVFGEASAEPDQELVALMTSMDVPLVAARKAALDYPEKVRDGVAQAKALLQSGYRPHNEVGFVIDVVRSYGTGKYQKLETEPGRLSGKARAGKGGGGKGEAGKASKQPTLFGETEETDAPRTAAAARLLLRGASLPEPTLADAVELFVEGHASVADLLSLKDDTEAVRTVTLWGARRFTAPVEK; this is translated from the coding sequence GTGAGTGACGCAAAGGTCATCAAGAAGACTGAGGGGATCCTCCGCGAGGACCTGAACGTCACCCAGCTCGGACTGATTTCCATTCAGCGTAAGATTCCGCCGGACTACACCAACTGGAAGGTGGGGTTCAACCGCTCGGGTATCGAGAGCGAGGTGGAGTGCAACGGCACGCAGAAGTACGGTGTGCCACACGGCATCGACAACGACACCTACCTCGCCTTGCAGGAGCTGTACATCGAGCAGGGGTGTCCGGAAAGCGGGGTGTTCAGCTTCTCGATGTACCAGTTGATTCAGATGTGCGACCTGCAAGACACCGGAGGCAACCGCAAGGTGCTGCGCCAGAGCCTGGAACGCCTGAGCGCCACCCAGTACTGGATCAGCGGCGCGTGGCGCAGCCATGAGGACGACGAGTGGGTGACGGCGGGCTTCCGCCTGATCGAGAAACTGGTGTTCACCCGCAAGCGCTCCGACATCGACGGCGCCAAGGCCATTTCCGTCACCTTGCCCAGAGAGCTGGTGCGCAATATCCGCAACGGTTACTTCAAGCCGGTCAGTGCGGCGCTGCTGCGTGAACTCGGTCAGCCGAGCCGGGCGGCGTACCGCGTGATCGACGGCCTGCGGCATGATCCGGTCCAGCCCGATGCCAAGACACGCACCCTGGAAATCAGCCTGATGGATCTGGGGCGCCGCTGCGGCATCGCCAGCGACCGGCCCGACAAGATTCGCCGCACCCTCGAACCCATCCACGAGGACCTGCTGCGGATGCACTACCTCGTGGAAGCCACCATCAGGGGTCGGGGGAAAAATCAGGAGGTGCACTACGTCTTCGGGGAAGCGTCGGCCGAGCCTGACCAGGAACTCGTCGCCCTGATGACCAGCATGGACGTGCCGCTGGTGGCTGCCCGCAAGGCGGCGCTGGACTATCCCGAAAAGGTTCGGGACGGTGTAGCCCAGGCCAAGGCCCTGTTGCAAAGCGGCTACCGCCCCCACAACGAGGTGGGGTTCGTGATTGACGTGGTCCGCTCCTACGGTACGGGCAAGTACCAGAAGCTCGAAACCGAGCCTGGGCGCCTGTCCGGCAAGGCCAGGGCAGGCAAGGGGGGAGGCGGAAAAGGAGAAGCGGGCAAGGCCAGCAAGCAGCCCACCCTCTTTGGGGAAACTGAAGAGACGGATGCGCCCCGCACGGCGGCGGCAGCGAGGCTGTTGCTGAGAGGCGCCAGCCTTCCGGAGCCGACCCTGGCCGACGCGGTCGAGCTGTTCGTCGAGGGCCACGCTTCGGTCGCAGACCTGCTGTCGCTCAAGGACGACACCGAGGCTGTCCGGACGGTGACCCTCTGGGGGGCGCGGCGCTTTACAGCTCCGGTTGAAAAGTGA
- a CDS encoding GntR family transcriptional regulator codes for MNLKLPDSIGIRISSEGLVTLYPNRGAVVTVLSVREVEEIYELRQLLEGEALRRHFPRLSEQELDAAALMLEQMALTSDSESWGKLDRQFQALLHGALSGTRLHDLIRSLRVHVDRYAHLYGLAMAHRTQFEAQHWELLTALRAGNIEHAVHIQRQQLGDTAAMLTAAMKEREQRR; via the coding sequence TTGAATCTGAAACTACCAGATTCAATCGGAATCCGTATCAGTTCGGAAGGGCTGGTCACTCTCTATCCCAACCGGGGAGCGGTCGTCACCGTCCTTTCGGTGCGGGAGGTGGAAGAAATCTACGAGTTGCGGCAACTGCTGGAAGGCGAAGCGCTGCGCAGGCACTTTCCTCGCCTCTCCGAGCAGGAACTGGACGCGGCGGCACTCATGCTGGAGCAGATGGCACTCACGTCGGATTCCGAGAGCTGGGGCAAGCTCGACCGTCAGTTTCAGGCCCTGCTTCATGGCGCACTCTCCGGAACACGGCTGCACGACCTGATCCGGTCCCTGCGCGTTCACGTCGACCGCTACGCACACCTCTACGGCCTGGCGATGGCTCACCGCACCCAGTTCGAAGCCCAGCACTGGGAGCTGCTCACGGCGCTGCGAGCTGGAAATATCGAGCACGCTGTGCATATCCAGCGCCAGCAACTCGGTGATACGGCGGCCATGCTGACGGCTGCGATGAAGGAGCGGGAGCAGCGGCGGTAA
- a CDS encoding type II toxin-antitoxin system prevent-host-death family antitoxin, protein MAKRFGVSDLRQQLPSLLDKVQAQGEEIIVTRNGKDIAKVSPVARPGTRGPQVIALTSLKGGVGKTTLAMHLARVIADERENVVVIDADNEMSALRWRAQASDLSPEGLPFGVVAAERDQIMKQVQALKHQGHTVIIDTPPNDREMLRSAATIADLALVPVLPTALDVDRGAVSLRLLEDMAFAVPNLRFAALLNRAASRQRQTREADEVLNQTVRIHTVIPQLNAYQEAFGLTPRRLSHVQDLWEEIQKRFGSDL, encoded by the coding sequence ATGGCAAAACGGTTTGGCGTCAGTGATCTGCGCCAGCAGTTGCCCAGTCTGCTCGACAAGGTGCAGGCGCAGGGCGAGGAGATCATCGTGACCAGAAACGGCAAGGACATCGCTAAAGTCTCTCCAGTGGCCCGGCCCGGCACGCGGGGGCCGCAGGTCATCGCGCTGACCAGCCTCAAGGGGGGGGTCGGCAAAACCACCCTCGCCATGCACCTGGCCCGCGTGATTGCCGACGAGCGGGAGAACGTGGTCGTCATCGACGCCGACAACGAAATGAGTGCCCTGCGCTGGCGGGCGCAGGCGAGTGACCTCTCCCCCGAGGGGCTGCCGTTCGGGGTGGTGGCCGCCGAGCGTGACCAGATCATGAAACAGGTGCAGGCGCTCAAGCATCAGGGGCATACCGTGATTATCGACACGCCCCCCAACGACCGCGAGATGCTGCGCAGCGCCGCGACCATTGCCGACCTCGCCCTGGTCCCGGTGCTGCCGACGGCGCTCGACGTGGACCGGGGCGCGGTCAGCCTGCGCCTGCTCGAGGACATGGCGTTCGCGGTTCCCAATCTGCGCTTTGCGGCCCTGCTCAACCGCGCCGCCAGCCGTCAGCGCCAGACCCGTGAGGCCGACGAGGTGCTCAACCAGACGGTCCGGATCCACACCGTGATTCCGCAGCTCAACGCCTATCAGGAAGCGTTCGGCCTGACGCCCCGGCGCCTGTCCCACGTTCAGGACCTCTGGGAGGAAATCCAGAAGCGCTTCGGGAGCGACCTGTGA